The Vibrio sp. 10N DNA window ATCGTGATATTGGCTTGGTATGGCGACCAAGTTCATCAAGACGTGATTCGTTTTTACAGCTTGCTGATGTGGTTTCCGAACTGCTGTAGCCTGTTTCTGTAAACAGCTTCTATTTAACTAGTGAAAGGCACCAATTAAGGTGCCTTTTTTAGTGTTTATTGCTGATGGAGCAAATTATTTATTGGCGGTCAGCAATGACAAGGTTGAATTAGTTTTCAGTCATTTCAGTGACTTGACCTTGTCAATTTTACATTGTGATATTTTGAAAAAACCGTGCGGAGGCTAGTAGTACGAGTTAGCTTCAGCTGAGTAGGCGTTTTCGTGCCTTGGTGGATCAGCGAGCGCGGAGGTTATCCGTTAGTTATTGTGAAATTAAATTACGTAACTAATGACAAAAACACCTTAAACAAAGCAAAGTGGTACGGAAAGAGGAAACTATCGAAATGCAAAAAATGACCACTTTAGAGTTGTAACTCTAAAGTAAGTTGCGGTAATGTAAATACATGGTTTGGAGGTTTTAGGTCCATAAAAAGTAACCACCTTGTATACTGAGCCATCAAAGTGATTACTTGTGAATGAGCCGAGCTTTTTCAGCGGCAGTTCATCACCTGTTGTTTGAAAGCTACAAATGAAAACTAACACTAAACCTGTTTTGAGCACTGCCCCAATTGGTCGTTCAATGACCATAAAATGTCGGTAGATTTGAGCGGCGTCAGCCGCTTCTTTTTTATCGCAGCTACCCCGTATTACCTCAGAACCTCGTTATGAGTGCATTATGTACTTACCAGCTCACTGGACTCCGCCCTACAAATTAACCCCTTCGCTATCACTCTCTGATTGAATCTCTTCAGGCTCGCTGTCTTCTTGCAGTTCAAGAAGGTTTATTGCAATAGCAACGAAGTCACTGTCGGTGATGATGCCAACCAACTGTTTGTTGTGCACTACAGGTAAACAGCCAACTTTATGCTTTTGCATGTATAGGGCACTTTCTTTCAAACCTGCACGCGGCTCTGCAGTCATGATGTTAGTTCGCATCACTTCACTCAGTGGCGTTGACAGGGTGTAGGACTGATCGCTGGGTATTTTCTGCAATATGGATTCTTGTGCCGCGAGTACGTCACGTTGAGAGACAATCCCCAGTAGATGACGTTC harbors:
- a CDS encoding CBS domain-containing protein, giving the protein MIKVQDMMTRNPHTLLRSHSLADAKHTMEALDIRHIPIVDAERHLLGIVSQRDVLAAQESILQKIPSDQSYTLSTPLSEVMRTNIMTAEPRAGLKESALYMQKHKVGCLPVVHNKQLVGIITDSDFVAIAINLLELQEDSEPEEIQSESDSEGVNL